A single Endozoicomonas sp. NE40 DNA region contains:
- a CDS encoding glyceraldehyde-3-phosphate dehydrogenase, with the protein MIPLIGRLYRDKNVVTTVYGRSIINRSVIEILKSHKFIRQLKDSGLTVRDTFPVLQALDGMDLAPCRIDIGKLANGYMTSGSQQPVSDYVKQELGELATGGQSGRATGQDVVLYGFGRIGRLMARILIERAGGGAGLNLKAIVVRKGKADNDLQKRASLLRRDSVHGSFRGTISVDDDNDIIYANGVGVQVIYANSPDSIDYTRYGIQNAIVVDNTGVWRDEAGLSQHLECKGVSKVLLTAPGKGDLKNIVYGVNNRDIDPEDRIISAASCTTNAITPVLKAIHDQYGVVSGHVETVHSYTNDQNLIDNYHKGSRRGRSAPLNMVITETGAAKAVAKALPELKGKLTGSAIRVPTPNVSLAILNLNLGQTTTLTELNTYLRDTSLYSSLQKQVDFINSSEVVSSDFVGNHKAGIVDSKATIVDGDRCVLYVWYDNEYGYSCQVNRILRQISGVNYPIVPA; encoded by the coding sequence ATGATTCCGCTGATTGGGCGGTTGTATCGGGATAAAAATGTGGTAACGACGGTTTATGGCCGTTCCATTATTAACCGCTCTGTTATCGAAATTCTGAAATCCCATAAATTTATACGACAGCTAAAGGATAGCGGATTAACGGTCAGGGATACATTTCCTGTTCTTCAAGCGCTCGACGGGATGGACCTGGCTCCCTGTCGCATTGATATTGGCAAACTGGCGAACGGCTATATGACGTCAGGCAGCCAGCAGCCCGTTTCTGATTATGTAAAGCAGGAACTGGGTGAGCTGGCCACCGGTGGGCAATCCGGCAGGGCTACGGGTCAGGATGTTGTGCTTTATGGCTTTGGGCGTATCGGGCGGCTGATGGCACGAATTCTGATTGAACGGGCTGGTGGCGGGGCCGGGCTTAACCTTAAAGCAATCGTTGTTCGCAAGGGCAAGGCTGATAATGATCTGCAGAAGCGTGCCAGCCTGTTACGGCGGGATTCAGTGCATGGTTCTTTTCGTGGCACGATCAGTGTTGATGATGATAACGACATTATTTATGCCAATGGTGTGGGGGTTCAGGTGATTTATGCCAATTCCCCAGACAGCATTGACTACACCCGGTACGGTATTCAAAACGCCATTGTGGTGGACAATACCGGCGTATGGCGGGACGAGGCCGGTCTTAGCCAGCACCTCGAATGTAAGGGTGTCAGCAAAGTCCTGTTAACCGCGCCGGGTAAGGGTGACCTGAAAAATATTGTCTATGGCGTTAATAACCGGGATATTGATCCGGAAGATAGAATCATCTCGGCAGCGTCCTGTACCACCAACGCCATTACTCCGGTGCTGAAGGCTATTCACGATCAATACGGCGTTGTCAGTGGGCATGTGGAAACCGTTCACTCTTATACCAATGACCAGAACCTGATTGATAACTACCATAAAGGCTCCCGTCGCGGTCGCAGCGCGCCTCTTAATATGGTCATCACCGAAACCGGTGCCGCCAAAGCGGTGGCCAAAGCCCTGCCGGAACTGAAGGGCAAACTGACGGGCAGTGCCATACGGGTACCGACGCCTAATGTTTCCCTGGCAATCCTGAACCTGAACCTGGGGCAGACAACGACGCTTACTGAACTGAATACCTATCTGCGGGACACTTCGCTGTATTCATCACTGCAAAAGCAGGTTGATTTTATTAACTCCAGTGAAGTGGTGTCCAGTGACTTTGTGGGGAATCACAAGGCGGGCATTGTCGATAGCAAGGCGACAATTGTGGACGGTGACCGCTGTGTACTCTATGTCTGGTACGATAATGAGTACGGTTACAGCTGTCAGGTGAACCGGATTCTGCGGCAGATTTCGGGTGTTAATTATCCGATTGTTCCTGCTTGA